A region from the Martelella sp. AD-3 genome encodes:
- a CDS encoding DEAD/DEAH box helicase family protein: MSDHDRFTLDMFGSLQNALSSGLGFGVAAFADSPEIEPDKGVPLPAAAANRSKSRRPAERQAAEAPERGSNFHLSGSRNLAKGWKARARDNLAAISLAATIAAENRPATPEEQARLVHFTGFGASDLANAIFSRPGEDGFRKGWEDLGEELQEAVNEADYASLARCTQYAHFTPEFIIRAIWEGLERLGWLGGRVLEPGIGTGLFPALMPEPFRASSFFTGVELDPVTARIAVFLQPVARIIEGDFARTDLPAHFDLAIGNPPFSDRTVRSDRAYRSMGLRLHDYFIARSIDLLKPGALAAFVTSSGTMDKADAAAREHIAKSADLIAAIRLPEGSFRQDAGTDVVVDILFFRKRKPGESPSDAAWLDVAEVISASEESEAVRVNRWFADHPDHVLGRHATTSGPFGETYTCLAGDGDLKAALDAAIHLLPEALYDGEPGEIDFDLEFGTTPTDVARPGDAHVREGSFFIAPPKGLMQVLHGKPAPVPVRKGRTGEGISEKQINIVRKLIPVRDAVRAVLKAQETDQPWRDLQVKLRIAWSSFVRDFGPINHTRVSISESDATGETRETHRRPNLQPFLDDPDCWLVASIENYDLDTDTAKPGPIFSERVIAPPSPPVITSAADALAVVLNERGHVDPDHIAELLHQDRETVIAELGSAIYRDPTDGSWQTSDAYLSGPVRDKLAIAEAAAELDPAYRLNVEALEAVQPADLSPSEITARLGAPWIPASDVVDFVKESMGTDITIRHMPELASWTVDARMLAFRAEGTSEWGTKRRHAGELLADALNSRIPQIFDTIKDGDSERRVLNVVDTEAAKEKLTKIKAAFQRWVWSDPGRTDRLARVYNDRFNNIAPRSFNGDHLQLPGASGAFVLYGHQKRGIWRIISSGATYLAHAVGAGKTMTMAAAIMEQRRLGLISKAMLVVPGHCLAQAAREFLALYPTARILVADETNFSKDKRHRFLSRAATATWDAIILTHSAFKFIAVPAVFEKQMIEDELALYEDLLTRVEGDDRVSRKRLERLKEGLKDRLESLATVKDDLLTISEIGIDQIIVDEAQEFRKLSFATNMSTLKGVDPNGSQRAWDLYVKSRFIETKNPGRALVLASGTPITNTLGEMFSVQRFLGFEALKERGLHEFDAWASTFGDVTTELELQPSGKYKPVSRFATFVNVPELIAMFRCFADVVLPEDLKQYVKIPAVSTGKRQIVTAKPTDDFKLYQQVLDARIKAIEMREGPAQPGDDILLSVITDGRHAAIDLRLVDPDNDNEPDNKLNKLIANAYRIWRETGANTYLTREGKPFELPGAAQMIFSDLGTISVEKSRGFSAYRWIRDELVRLGVPPSEIAFMQDYKKTEAKHRLFADVNAGKVRFLIGSSETMGTGVNAQLRLKALHHLDVPWLPAQIEQREGRIERQGNQHDEIDIFAYATEGSMDAQMWQNNERKARFIAAALSGDTSVRRLEDLGEGQANQFAMAKAIASGDQRLMQKAGLEADIARLERLRAAHRDDLFAVRRQIRNAERDIEHDARRISEIGKDIERRIPTVGEAFAMTVGGQYFTERKPAGRALMKEIMTLVHLQEEGETVIANIGGFDLVFSGKRYVQGDFQYDVALVRTGVETDIDLALTVTPLGAVSRIEHVLSGFEDERSQYRFRLDDAKRRRASYQSCQGGEFGFEDELAEKRQQLAEIEADLADEVLKEGEKAGAAA; the protein is encoded by the coding sequence ATGTCAGACCACGACCGCTTCACCCTCGACATGTTTGGCAGTTTGCAGAACGCCTTGTCCTCCGGGCTTGGCTTCGGCGTCGCCGCTTTTGCCGACAGCCCAGAAATCGAACCCGACAAGGGCGTACCGCTGCCGGCGGCAGCGGCCAACCGGTCCAAGAGCCGGCGGCCCGCGGAACGACAAGCCGCCGAAGCGCCCGAGCGCGGCAGCAATTTTCATCTTTCCGGTAGCCGGAACCTCGCCAAGGGCTGGAAAGCCCGAGCGCGCGACAATCTCGCCGCCATCTCGCTCGCTGCTACAATCGCGGCCGAGAACCGGCCCGCGACGCCGGAGGAACAGGCTCGTCTTGTTCACTTCACAGGCTTTGGCGCCTCCGATCTTGCCAATGCGATCTTCTCGCGGCCCGGCGAGGACGGGTTCCGGAAGGGGTGGGAAGACCTTGGCGAAGAGCTGCAGGAGGCCGTGAACGAGGCCGATTACGCTTCGCTTGCCCGCTGCACCCAATATGCCCATTTCACGCCGGAGTTCATCATCCGGGCGATCTGGGAAGGTCTCGAACGGCTCGGCTGGCTCGGCGGTCGCGTGCTCGAACCGGGGATCGGGACGGGGCTCTTCCCAGCCCTGATGCCTGAGCCGTTTCGTGCATCCTCGTTCTTCACGGGCGTAGAGCTCGATCCAGTGACAGCCCGGATTGCCGTGTTCCTGCAGCCGGTCGCCCGCATCATCGAAGGTGATTTCGCGCGTACCGATCTGCCGGCGCACTTCGATCTCGCCATCGGCAACCCTCCCTTTTCCGACCGGACCGTGCGATCCGACCGCGCCTACCGGTCAATGGGCCTGCGGTTGCATGACTATTTCATTGCGCGATCGATCGATCTCCTGAAACCCGGTGCACTTGCCGCCTTCGTCACCTCGTCGGGCACGATGGACAAGGCGGATGCCGCGGCCCGCGAGCACATTGCCAAATCCGCCGATCTGATCGCGGCGATCCGCCTGCCCGAAGGCAGCTTCCGGCAGGATGCGGGAACGGACGTCGTCGTCGACATACTGTTCTTCCGCAAGCGCAAGCCGGGCGAGTCCCCGAGCGACGCGGCGTGGCTGGACGTGGCCGAGGTCATTTCGGCCAGCGAGGAGAGCGAGGCGGTCAGGGTCAACCGCTGGTTCGCCGATCACCCCGATCATGTGCTCGGCCGCCACGCGACCACATCTGGTCCATTCGGTGAGACCTATACCTGCCTGGCAGGTGACGGCGATCTCAAAGCTGCGTTGGACGCCGCAATCCATCTTCTTCCGGAAGCGCTCTATGACGGCGAACCCGGAGAGATCGATTTCGATCTCGAATTCGGTACGACGCCGACCGATGTCGCCAGACCAGGGGACGCCCATGTCCGCGAGGGCAGCTTCTTCATCGCCCCACCGAAAGGGCTGATGCAGGTTCTCCACGGCAAGCCCGCGCCGGTTCCCGTCCGCAAGGGCCGGACAGGCGAGGGGATTTCGGAAAAGCAGATCAACATCGTCAGGAAGCTGATCCCGGTCCGCGATGCGGTGCGCGCGGTCCTCAAGGCCCAGGAGACCGATCAGCCGTGGCGCGATCTTCAGGTGAAGCTGCGCATCGCCTGGTCGAGCTTCGTGCGGGATTTCGGGCCGATCAACCACACGAGGGTGTCGATCTCGGAGAGCGATGCGACGGGCGAAACCCGCGAGACGCATCGCCGCCCGAACCTGCAGCCCTTCCTCGACGATCCCGATTGCTGGCTGGTCGCCTCCATCGAGAATTACGATCTCGATACGGATACCGCGAAGCCCGGTCCGATCTTCTCCGAACGAGTCATTGCCCCGCCATCGCCCCCGGTGATCACCAGCGCCGCCGACGCTCTGGCCGTCGTCCTCAACGAACGCGGCCATGTCGATCCAGACCATATCGCCGAACTGCTGCATCAAGACCGGGAGACCGTCATCGCGGAACTCGGCAGCGCGATTTATCGAGATCCGACAGACGGGTCCTGGCAGACATCCGACGCCTACCTATCCGGACCGGTCCGCGACAAATTGGCGATCGCGGAAGCGGCCGCCGAGCTGGATCCGGCCTACAGGCTCAATGTCGAGGCGCTGGAGGCGGTGCAGCCGGCCGATCTCAGCCCGTCCGAGATCACCGCCCGGCTCGGTGCACCATGGATTCCGGCAAGTGATGTCGTCGATTTTGTGAAGGAGTCGATGGGAACGGATATCACGATCCGGCACATGCCGGAACTCGCCTCCTGGACGGTCGATGCCCGCATGCTGGCCTTCCGGGCCGAGGGCACGTCGGAATGGGGCACCAAGCGCCGGCATGCCGGCGAACTGCTCGCCGATGCCCTCAACAGCCGTATTCCGCAGATCTTCGACACGATCAAAGACGGCGACAGCGAGCGGCGCGTCCTCAATGTCGTAGATACCGAGGCGGCAAAGGAGAAGCTCACCAAGATCAAGGCCGCCTTCCAGCGCTGGGTCTGGTCCGATCCGGGCCGGACTGACCGGCTGGCGCGGGTCTATAATGACCGCTTCAACAATATCGCACCCCGATCCTTCAATGGGGACCATCTCCAGCTACCGGGCGCATCAGGCGCCTTTGTTCTTTATGGCCACCAGAAACGCGGCATCTGGCGCATCATCTCGTCCGGCGCAACCTATCTCGCCCATGCCGTCGGCGCCGGCAAGACCATGACGATGGCCGCCGCCATCATGGAACAACGTCGGCTCGGCCTGATCTCGAAAGCCATGCTGGTCGTGCCCGGCCATTGCCTGGCCCAGGCCGCCCGCGAGTTCCTTGCGCTCTATCCGACAGCCCGGATACTCGTCGCCGACGAGACGAATTTTTCCAAAGACAAACGTCACCGCTTCCTGTCGCGCGCCGCGACGGCCACTTGGGACGCGATCATCCTCACCCATTCGGCCTTCAAGTTCATCGCCGTACCGGCAGTCTTCGAAAAGCAGATGATCGAGGATGAGCTCGCGCTCTACGAAGATCTTCTCACCAGGGTCGAGGGCGACGATCGGGTGTCACGCAAGCGACTGGAACGGTTGAAGGAGGGACTGAAGGACCGGCTGGAATCGCTGGCGACCGTCAAGGACGATCTCCTGACCATTTCCGAGATCGGCATCGATCAGATCATCGTCGACGAGGCGCAGGAATTCCGGAAACTCTCATTCGCCACCAACATGTCGACGCTGAAAGGCGTCGATCCGAACGGCTCGCAGCGGGCCTGGGACCTCTATGTTAAATCCCGCTTCATCGAGACCAAGAATCCGGGCCGCGCGCTGGTGCTGGCCTCGGGCACGCCGATCACCAACACGCTCGGCGAGATGTTCTCGGTTCAGCGCTTCCTCGGATTTGAGGCGCTCAAGGAACGCGGCCTGCACGAATTCGACGCCTGGGCCTCGACTTTCGGCGATGTGACGACCGAACTCGAATTGCAGCCCTCGGGCAAATACAAGCCCGTCTCACGCTTTGCGACCTTCGTCAATGTGCCGGAACTGATAGCCATGTTCCGCTGCTTCGCCGATGTCGTGTTGCCGGAGGATCTGAAGCAATATGTGAAAATCCCCGCCGTCTCGACTGGCAAGCGCCAGATCGTTACCGCAAAGCCGACCGACGACTTCAAGCTCTATCAGCAGGTCCTCGATGCCCGCATCAAGGCCATCGAAATGCGCGAGGGTCCTGCCCAACCCGGCGACGACATTCTGCTTTCCGTCATTACCGACGGGCGCCATGCGGCGATTGATCTCCGGCTGGTCGATCCCGACAATGACAACGAGCCGGACAACAAGCTCAACAAGCTGATCGCCAACGCCTATCGCATCTGGCGCGAGACCGGCGCCAATACCTACCTGACCCGCGAGGGAAAGCCTTTCGAGTTGCCCGGTGCGGCGCAAATGATCTTTTCCGATCTCGGCACGATCAGCGTCGAGAAAAGCAGAGGCTTTTCCGCCTATCGCTGGATCCGCGACGAGCTCGTCCGGCTCGGTGTCCCGCCGTCGGAAATCGCCTTCATGCAGGATTACAAGAAGACCGAAGCCAAGCACCGGCTGTTTGCCGACGTGAACGCGGGCAAGGTCCGCTTCCTGATCGGCTCATCCGAGACCATGGGTACAGGTGTCAACGCCCAGCTTCGCTTGAAGGCGCTTCACCATCTCGACGTGCCCTGGCTTCCCGCCCAGATCGAGCAGCGCGAGGGCCGCATTGAGCGGCAGGGCAATCAGCATGACGAGATCGACATTTTCGCTTACGCCACCGAAGGCTCGATGGATGCGCAGATGTGGCAGAACAACGAGCGCAAGGCCCGGTTCATCGCTGCGGCGCTGTCCGGCGACACATCCGTCCGCCGGCTCGAAGATCTGGGCGAGGGGCAGGCCAACCAGTTTGCCATGGCCAAAGCGATCGCTTCCGGCGATCAGCGCCTGATGCAGAAGGCAGGCCTCGAGGCCGATATCGCCCGGCTCGAACGCTTGCGCGCCGCGCATAGAGACGATCTCTTCGCCGTTCGCCGCCAGATCCGCAATGCCGAGCGCGATATCGAGCACGACGCGCGGCGGATCTCCGAGATCGGCAAGGACATCGAACGCAGGATTCCGACAGTAGGCGAGGCCTTCGCCATGACCGTGGGCGGCCAATACTTCACCGAGCGCAAGCCCGCCGGCCGGGCATTGATGAAGGAAATCATGACGCTGGTACATCTTCAGGAAGAGGGCGAAACGGTCATCGCAAATATAGGCGGCTTCGATCTCGTCTTCTCCGGCAAGCGCTACGTTCAGGGCGACTTCCAATATGACGTTGCACTCGTCCGGACCGGCGTGGAGACCGACATCGACCTTGCGCTAACCGTCACGCCGCTCGGTGCGGTCTCGCGCATCGAGCATGTGCTTTCCGGCTTCGAGGACGAGCGCTCGCAATACCGCTTCCGCCTCGATGATGCCAAGCGCCGGCGGGCCTCCTATCAATCCTGCCAGGGCGGAGAATTCGGCTTCGAAGACGAGCTTGCCGAGAAGCGCCAACAACTCGCCGAAATCGAGGCCGATCTGGCAGATGAGGTGTTGAAGGAGGGGGAGAAGGCCGGGGCGGCGGCATGA
- a CDS encoding ParB/RepB/Spo0J family partition protein, which translates to MHIIKIDPRALKDNPDDARKSKSTPQGDALLAATIKAVGIIQPPVVSPEADGGNGFIIQAGHRRTKGAIAAELEEIEVIVTDPADDGGAMRSMVENIAREPLNPVDQWRAIERLVALGWTEEGIAAALSLSVRQIKKLRLLANVLPAMLDQMAKGDMPDERQLRTIAAASIAEQKEVWKAHKPRKNEMASWWSVANGLSKTRMYARDANFDDELAQAYGIAWVEDLFAPADEDSRYTTDVEAFLGAQQEWMTNNLPKNGMITELNGWNGPELPKKAERIYGKPKKSDHTAMYLDRDGKVQSVVYRMPEPKAGRSKAEKGGAVAPTQRPDVTQKGQDMIGDFRTDALHEALGRAPIEDDTLMALLVIAFAGQNVRVDTGSGNTGSFRSQIAPHAATLVDETGNLAFDTDTLRVAVRSVLIEVLSCRRNISNSGIVSRIAGAVIGADSFLPNMGTEDFLLCLSRQALEGACGDTSVPPRNKVRDTRAALVEHFQEERFVHGSALFAPDANELADWKARNEIVEDENVGDTEGSVDESEAGDTDPDAVSEGFREAAE; encoded by the coding sequence ATGCATATTATCAAGATCGACCCGCGCGCGCTGAAGGACAATCCCGACGATGCCCGGAAGTCCAAATCCACGCCTCAGGGCGATGCGCTGCTGGCCGCGACCATCAAGGCCGTCGGCATCATCCAGCCGCCCGTCGTTTCTCCCGAGGCTGATGGCGGCAACGGCTTCATCATCCAGGCCGGCCATCGCCGCACCAAGGGAGCGATCGCCGCCGAACTTGAAGAGATCGAGGTTATCGTGACCGATCCGGCAGACGACGGCGGCGCCATGCGCTCAATGGTCGAGAACATCGCCCGCGAACCGCTCAACCCCGTCGACCAGTGGCGCGCCATCGAACGTCTGGTGGCGCTCGGCTGGACCGAGGAAGGCATTGCCGCGGCGCTGTCGCTTTCGGTCCGCCAGATCAAGAAGCTCCGCCTTCTCGCCAATGTGCTTCCCGCCATGCTGGACCAGATGGCCAAGGGCGACATGCCGGATGAACGGCAGCTCAGGACCATTGCCGCAGCCTCGATCGCGGAGCAGAAGGAGGTCTGGAAGGCCCACAAGCCCAGGAAGAACGAAATGGCGTCCTGGTGGTCGGTTGCCAACGGCCTGTCCAAGACCCGCATGTATGCCCGCGACGCCAATTTCGACGACGAACTGGCACAGGCCTACGGCATCGCCTGGGTCGAGGACCTCTTCGCCCCCGCCGACGAGGACAGCCGCTATACGACCGATGTCGAGGCCTTTCTCGGCGCCCAGCAGGAATGGATGACCAACAACCTACCCAAGAACGGCATGATTACCGAGCTCAATGGCTGGAACGGTCCGGAACTCCCCAAGAAGGCCGAACGGATCTACGGCAAGCCAAAGAAGTCCGACCATACGGCCATGTATCTCGATCGCGACGGCAAGGTGCAGTCCGTCGTTTACCGGATGCCTGAGCCGAAAGCTGGCAGGAGCAAGGCGGAGAAGGGCGGTGCCGTGGCACCGACGCAGCGTCCGGATGTGACCCAGAAAGGCCAGGACATGATTGGGGATTTCCGCACCGATGCGCTGCACGAAGCGCTCGGCCGCGCCCCGATTGAGGACGACACACTGATGGCGCTGCTCGTCATCGCCTTTGCCGGTCAGAACGTTCGCGTGGATACCGGCTCGGGCAATACGGGGTCGTTCCGCAGCCAGATCGCGCCCCATGCCGCGACCCTGGTCGATGAAACCGGCAATCTCGCCTTCGACACGGACACGCTGAGGGTTGCGGTGCGCTCGGTTCTGATCGAGGTGCTGTCGTGCCGCCGCAACATTTCGAACAGCGGCATCGTCTCGCGGATTGCCGGCGCCGTGATCGGAGCCGACAGCTTCCTGCCCAATATGGGAACCGAAGACTTTCTTCTGTGCCTCTCCCGGCAGGCTCTCGAAGGGGCATGCGGGGATACCTCGGTGCCGCCGCGCAACAAGGTCCGCGACACCCGCGCCGCGCTCGTCGAGCATTTCCAGGAGGAACGCTTCGTTCACGGGTCGGCGCTCTTCGCGCCGGACGCGAACGAACTCGCCGATTGGAAGGCCCGCAACGAGATCGTCGAGGATGAGAACGTCGGCGATACTGAAGGCTCTGTGGACGAGTCTGAAGCCGGCGACACCGACCCAGACGCGGTCTCCGAAGGTTTCCGCGAAGCTGCCGAATAG
- a CDS encoding NAD(P)/FAD-dependent oxidoreductase translates to MNRSPRQLSVSHGSEEIDVLVIGAGQAGLAAGYYLARPELSFQIVDRHARVGDSWRHRYDSLTLFTPRAFSSLPGLALDGDPEGYPTRDEFANYLETYASHFDLPVHSGNGVARLERRADERFAAQLDDGRYIVAKAVIVATGAFQKPIIPTIAAGFDSAVKQLTPESYHNPSDLPLGMVLIVGDGASGRDIAAELALTHEVVLAAGRSRRLFPERILGQSTWWWLHTLGLMRARPESTIGRVMRRADPFPDRDRSLDDLERRGVAVAKRLVSSQDRLAFFADGSKRVIDSVIWCIGYRDDSAWLQIPGSTRSNGSILQEGSLSPVPGLFHLGRPWQRNRASAFVMGAGEDASAVVAACAKFCSGRDVPV, encoded by the coding sequence ATGAACAGAAGCCCTCGCCAGCTATCCGTGAGCCATGGTTCGGAGGAAATAGACGTTCTAGTGATCGGCGCGGGTCAAGCGGGACTCGCAGCCGGCTATTATCTTGCCCGACCAGAGCTTTCATTCCAAATCGTCGATCGCCATGCCCGCGTCGGCGACAGTTGGCGCCATCGCTACGATTCCCTGACCCTGTTCACTCCGCGCGCATTTAGTTCGCTGCCTGGTCTTGCGCTCGATGGGGACCCAGAAGGCTATCCAACGCGAGACGAGTTTGCGAATTATCTCGAAACCTACGCCAGCCATTTCGACCTACCGGTGCATTCCGGAAATGGTGTGGCTCGGCTCGAACGCCGGGCCGATGAGCGGTTCGCCGCGCAACTCGACGATGGCAGGTACATAGTAGCGAAGGCAGTGATCGTCGCGACGGGTGCGTTTCAGAAACCGATAATCCCAACGATTGCTGCCGGCTTCGACAGCGCAGTCAAGCAACTAACACCGGAAAGTTATCACAATCCCAGTGATCTCCCGCTTGGCATGGTCCTTATTGTCGGAGATGGAGCAAGCGGACGCGACATCGCAGCCGAGCTGGCTTTGACCCATGAAGTGGTGCTTGCGGCTGGACGCAGCCGCCGTCTGTTTCCCGAGCGCATTCTGGGCCAGAGTACATGGTGGTGGCTGCACACATTGGGCTTGATGAGAGCAAGGCCCGAATCGACGATAGGACGCGTGATGCGGCGCGCGGACCCCTTTCCTGACAGGGATCGGAGCCTTGACGACTTGGAACGAAGGGGCGTAGCCGTCGCGAAACGCTTAGTCTCTTCACAAGACCGCCTCGCATTCTTTGCCGATGGATCGAAACGGGTGATCGATTCCGTCATCTGGTGCATCGGATATCGAGACGATAGCGCATGGCTCCAGATTCCAGGCAGTACCCGTTCCAACGGAAGCATTCTGCAAGAAGGCAGCCTTTCTCCCGTACCGGGCCTTTTTCATCTAGGACGTCCGTGGCAGCGAAATCGTGCTTCAGCCTTCGTGATGGGCGCTGGTGAAGATGCTTCCGCAGTTGTCGCCGCATGCGCGAAATTCTGCTCCGGTCGCGACGTGCCGGTATGA
- the lspA gene encoding signal peptidase II has translation MLRLGLPLALGGFFIDQATKWWVMDHVMNPPQVIPVTGFFNLVLGFNTGVSFGLFGQAPVWLLMAFPLAIVAGLLIWIHRSDSRLTASALGLVVGGALGNLLDRLRQGAVTDFLDFYIGSYHWPAFNLADVAIVCGVGLLLMESILVKGKAKAA, from the coding sequence ATGCTCAGGCTCGGCCTTCCACTCGCCCTTGGCGGGTTTTTCATTGATCAGGCGACGAAGTGGTGGGTCATGGACCATGTTATGAATCCACCTCAGGTCATTCCCGTCACCGGCTTCTTTAATCTCGTGCTCGGCTTTAACACCGGCGTGAGCTTCGGATTGTTCGGCCAGGCGCCGGTTTGGCTCCTGATGGCGTTCCCGCTCGCTATAGTCGCCGGCCTCCTTATCTGGATCCATCGAAGCGACAGCCGCCTGACGGCATCCGCCCTCGGGCTCGTGGTTGGGGGGGCGCTCGGCAATCTGCTCGACCGGCTCCGGCAGGGTGCCGTGACGGATTTCCTGGATTTTTACATCGGCAGCTATCATTGGCCCGCCTTCAATCTTGCCGACGTGGCGATTGTCTGTGGGGTAGGGCTTTTGCTGATGGAGAGCATTCTGGTAAAAGGCAAAGCAAAGGCTGCATGA
- a CDS encoding cytochrome c biogenesis CcdA family protein, whose amino-acid sequence MEFSSIGMATAFAAGVISFLSPCVLPLVPGYISYVAGRTISPDGIAADTEFRAAGRTLGLSLCFVLGFTTVFVILGASATVLSRLLRMYLFEANLIGGGIVIVFGLFTTGLVPMPWLNREARFHANPGSGSAGAAYLLGLAFAFGWAPCIGPVLGAILTLSAANATVASGTTLLAVYSLGLGLPFILAALFMRGFMARMMSMRRTGRVLKIVAGGVMVVMGIAMITGHLSSFAIWLLQTFPALGRIG is encoded by the coding sequence ATGGAGTTCTCCAGTATCGGAATGGCGACGGCTTTCGCCGCTGGCGTTATATCCTTCCTGTCGCCCTGCGTTCTGCCGCTGGTGCCGGGCTATATTTCCTACGTTGCAGGCCGCACGATTAGCCCGGACGGAATTGCGGCCGATACAGAATTCAGGGCAGCGGGCCGAACTCTCGGCCTCAGCCTCTGCTTCGTGCTCGGCTTCACGACCGTGTTTGTCATCCTTGGGGCCAGCGCCACCGTGTTGAGCCGGCTCTTGCGCATGTATCTTTTCGAAGCGAACCTGATTGGCGGAGGGATCGTTATCGTCTTCGGCCTATTCACGACCGGCCTCGTACCAATGCCCTGGCTCAATCGTGAAGCCCGGTTCCATGCCAATCCGGGCAGCGGAAGCGCTGGGGCCGCTTATCTCCTGGGTCTCGCTTTTGCGTTCGGCTGGGCTCCCTGCATCGGACCAGTGCTAGGTGCGATTCTGACCCTCTCCGCTGCCAACGCCACGGTTGCAAGCGGAACGACGCTGCTCGCCGTCTATTCCCTGGGCCTTGGCCTCCCTTTCATCTTGGCGGCTTTATTCATGCGCGGGTTCATGGCGCGGATGATGTCGATGCGCCGCACCGGCCGGGTGCTCAAAATCGTCGCTGGTGGGGTGATGGTGGTGATGGGCATCGCCATGATCACCGGCCATCTCTCTAGCTTTGCAATATGGCTGCTCCAGACGTTCCCGGCCCTCGGTCGGATCGGCTAA
- a CDS encoding SCO family protein, with translation MSGVKLFRLVAWVAVAAVGGLFIGLSVSKPWQQQNAAVASSTGIAAIGGPFQLTSHQGGTIDNAALAGKPYLAFFGFTHCPDVCPTTLYELSDLMNELGPVADQFNVLFFTVDPERDSQELLAQYMTAFDDRILALRGNRQETDAVVKAFAAYARKVPLEGGEYTMDHTAGVYMMDAESQFVGTLDMHEPREIRLQKLRRLVGEIG, from the coding sequence ATGAGCGGCGTCAAACTTTTCCGTCTTGTTGCATGGGTTGCCGTCGCCGCTGTCGGTGGGCTTTTCATCGGCTTGTCAGTGTCCAAGCCTTGGCAGCAGCAAAATGCGGCGGTCGCGTCTTCGACAGGCATCGCAGCTATCGGCGGCCCGTTCCAGCTCACATCGCATCAAGGCGGGACGATCGACAATGCCGCGCTTGCTGGAAAGCCTTATCTCGCCTTCTTCGGCTTCACCCATTGTCCCGATGTGTGTCCGACGACGCTCTACGAACTCAGCGATCTCATGAACGAGCTCGGGCCGGTGGCCGACCAGTTCAACGTACTGTTCTTCACCGTCGATCCCGAACGAGACAGCCAAGAGCTGCTGGCTCAATACATGACAGCCTTTGATGATCGCATCCTCGCATTGCGGGGAAATCGACAGGAAACGGACGCCGTGGTGAAGGCCTTTGCGGCCTACGCGCGAAAAGTGCCTCTGGAGGGGGGCGAATACACGATGGATCACACCGCAGGCGTCTACATGATGGATGCCGAGAGCCAATTCGTCGGCACGCTCGACATGCACGAGCCGCGTGAGATTCGCTTGCAGAAGCTCCGCCGTCTAGTGGGCGAGATTGGCTGA
- a CDS encoding copper chaperone PCu(A)C — MISSRALSAAFLTLAVLISPAVGHDFQAGSITINHPWSRATPPVAPVAGGYLTLTNDGGMADRLVSISSPLSERAEIHESTVIDGVASMRPVQNGIEIGAGKTVELQPGGIHIMFLKPSRPLKEGERFAATLVFEQAGTIDVEFAVQNMGARPEFANEHDGHGEAVQ; from the coding sequence ATGATTAGTTCACGAGCCCTATCCGCCGCCTTCCTTACCCTTGCGGTATTGATCTCTCCTGCCGTTGGTCACGACTTCCAAGCCGGTTCGATCACCATCAATCATCCGTGGTCGCGCGCGACTCCGCCGGTCGCGCCGGTAGCCGGCGGCTATCTGACGCTAACGAACGATGGCGGTATGGCCGACCGTCTGGTTTCGATCTCATCACCTCTGTCAGAACGGGCGGAAATCCACGAGTCGACCGTGATCGACGGGGTTGCCAGCATGAGGCCGGTGCAAAATGGCATCGAAATTGGGGCTGGCAAGACGGTCGAACTTCAACCTGGCGGTATACACATCATGTTTTTGAAGCCATCGCGTCCTTTGAAGGAAGGGGAGCGGTTTGCCGCAACACTGGTGTTCGAGCAGGCCGGTACCATCGACGTTGAGTTCGCTGTGCAGAACATGGGTGCTCGTCCGGAATTTGCGAACGAACATGACGGGCACGGAGAGGCTGTCCAATGA
- a CDS encoding cation transporter, producing MSNQSKGSATSSEKSEQWALAWVLAINTAQAAIVGGLGWWAQSTGLMGSALDNLGDAGVYAISLFVVGRGLAAKVRVARLSGILLMVFAGLLLFEVGRRFFTGSDPIGPVMIAVAIASALTNMICMWFLNSHREGGVHLQASWIFTTNDMLVNSAIALSGLAVILFNSPYPDLIIGLGVVVVVVRSGLEILEKAGEAGEKVNQHD from the coding sequence ATGAGTAATCAGTCCAAGGGCAGTGCCACTTCATCCGAGAAGAGCGAACAATGGGCGCTCGCATGGGTGCTTGCGATCAATACGGCCCAGGCAGCCATTGTGGGGGGATTAGGGTGGTGGGCTCAGTCAACAGGATTGATGGGCTCTGCACTCGATAATCTTGGCGATGCCGGTGTCTACGCTATTAGCCTTTTCGTCGTAGGTCGCGGTTTGGCGGCGAAGGTTCGAGTTGCCCGGCTGTCGGGTATCCTTCTGATGGTTTTCGCTGGTCTTCTTCTATTTGAAGTCGGTCGTCGCTTCTTCACTGGCTCCGATCCGATAGGGCCGGTCATGATTGCCGTGGCAATCGCGAGCGCGCTTACGAATATGATCTGCATGTGGTTCCTGAATTCTCATCGGGAAGGCGGCGTGCATCTGCAAGCCTCATGGATTTTCACGACAAACGACATGCTCGTGAACTCAGCCATCGCGCTTTCGGGTCTGGCCGTAATCCTTTTCAATTCGCCCTACCCGGATCTGATCATCGGCCTGGGCGTGGTTGTTGTCGTTGTCAGAAGCGGCTTGGAAATTCTTGAAAAGGCCGGGGAAGCTGGAGAGAAAGTTAATCAACATGATTAG